GTCGCGGAGATCTCCAACCAGATGGAGTATGACGACGACGTCGCTTTCCAGGCGGTGCGCAAGATCTACGACTATGGCCGCGGCAAATACGATCGGCCCTTCTGCCTGACCGTCAGCTTCACCCATCCGCACGACCCGTATGTTGCCCGCAAAAAATACTGGGATCTCTACGAGGATTGCGAACACCTGCTGCCGCCGGTGCCGGCCATGGACTATGACGACCACGACCCGCATTCCAGGCGCATCTTCGATGCCAATGACTGGCGCAGCTTCACCATTACCGAAGACAATATCCGCCGCTCGCGCCGGGCCTATTTCGCCAACATCTCCTATCTCGACGACAAGATCGGCGAGATCCTGCACGCGCTGGAGGCCATGCACCTGTCAGAGGACACGACAATCCTGTTCGTCTCCGACCATGGCGACATGCTTGGCGAGCGCGGTCTCTGGTTCAAGATGTCCTTCTTCGAAGGCTCCTCCCGCGTGCCGCTGATGATCGCGGACAAGGACCTGTCTCCGGGTCACATCTCCACGCCGGTCTCCACGCTCGACGTGCTGCCGACGGTCTGTGATCTCGGCGGCATCGACATGAGCGAGATCATGCCTTGGACCGACGGCATGTCGCTGGTGCCGCTGGCAGGTGGCACGGACCGCACCGAGCCGGTCCTGATGGAATATGCCGCCGAGGCCTCCTATGCACCGCTGGTCGGCATCCGCGACGGCGACTGGAAATACGTTCACTGCGAGCTCGACCCGCCCCAGCTTTTCAACCTGGCCGACGACCCGCACGAACTGACCAATCTGGCGGCAGATCCAGCCCATATCGACCTGGCCGGCGAGTTCGCGGCCCGCGTCGAACATCAATGGGACATGGCTGCCTTTGACGGCGAAGTCCGCCAGTCCCAGGCCCGCCGCTGGATCGTCTATGAAGCCCTGCGCAACGGCGCCTATTTCCCCTGGGACTACCAGCCCCTGCAAAAAGCCTCCGAACGCTACATGCGCAACCACATGGACCTGAACGAGGTCGAAGAAGGCCAGCGCTTTCCGAGGGGAGAGTGAGCAGGACTGGTTTCAATCCAACGTTTGACTGACGCATTTTATCGGATAGGTTGAATTCACCTTACAATTCAACAAGCAAATCGATTGATGGCAAACGCGGTTTTCTACCACAAGCCGGACAGCATCTATGATGACGATCCGGCCACGCGGTATCATTTCCCCAGGAGCTACCTGTCGCGCGTGGAGAAAACACTCGGAGATTGGATTGTTTACTACGGTCCGCAAATCGGTCGAAAGAGTCGCTATTATTCCGCCACTGCGCGCGCAACCCACATCGAGCAGGATTCGGTTCAAAAGGACTGCTATTACGTCTTCTTAAATGACTACATCGATTTCGATCAGCCACTCGATTATCGAGAAAACGGCGGCTACGAAAAAAAGCTGCTCAATGGGGACGGGACACCCGAACGCCGGCTATACCCGTCACGCAGTGCGTATGCTTGAGGAAACCGAGTTCAATAGGTTACTGCTTGCCGGCCTCTCCGAAGAAGAGCTCTGGCCAGCGCGCACCGACAATCTGGGCACCCCGGAAGGATTTTCCGAAGGGTCACCAGCACCACTTTTCCAACTGCACGCAGATCGCCCGATCCTGACTCAGATCGTCAACCGCCCCTTTCGAGACGCCAAATTTCGACAGCATATCCGAAAACTCTATGACCGCACCTGCGCCTTTACCGGTCTTCGACTGATCAATGGTGGTGGACGACCCGAGGTCGAAGCTGCCCATATCGTCCCGGTCAAAGAGGGTGGCAATGACTCGGTTCAAAACGGCATCGCCCTGTCGGGAACAGTGCATTGGATGTTTGACAGAGGCTTGCTCAGCTTGTCGGAGGATTTTGACATCCTGCCTTCCAGGCACCTCAATTACGACGTCTCCCATTTGTTGAACAAGGACATGAAAGCCAGCGTTCCGGGAGACCCCTCAAAACGCCCTCACCCGAACTATCTGCAATGGCACAGAGCAAATGTGTTCAAGGCGTAAATCGAGAATTCCTGCCGGTCTTGCGAAGCTTTGAAAAGGGTACCCCGCTAACACCCGTTCACATCCGCCGCACAGTAGAACCCGTCTGTCGAGTTGCCGCAGCAATAGGTGTAGCCGGGCGAGTCGCAGTAATAGTCCGAGGAACCGCAGCGGCCGGCAATCTGCAACAGCGGGGCCCGAGTTGCCGCACCGGGTTGCCAGGCGAAGTCCGGACTGGCAATCTGCGGTGACATGTTGGGAAGCGCATGCACTTCCAGGTCCCGGTGCAGGCTGGCCAGCATAATTCGGGCGGCGCTCAGGTCGGGCGTCTTCGTGTAAGAGGTCGGGTCAGCCAGGGTCGGCGACGACAGGCCGAACGCCAAAACCAGCGCGCTGAGCTTGAGCATAACTTGAGTGTTCATCTTTCGCCTCCTCCGCGCAAGATGTTGATTTTCCGAATGTTCTGAACGCCTTTACTTATAACACATTCGAGCGCCCGCAGACATTCAGCAAACTACGCAGCACGCATAAGTGGAAAGGTGATTTTCGGCGTTCAGAAGGGGAAAACGGAACAGGTCGCTGTCCTGAAACCTGAAGATCGACCGCTGACATCGACCAAGGACATGATGTTCTTGAAAAGCAACTTCCTGACACCCTCATGTCAGGAGACTGACAGGAAGTGCGGCAAAGCGGAACAAAGCCGCAACAGACCCCTTCCCTCGCGCGCGCAACCGGACCATATTGCGCTGATGAGCAAGCGCCCGAAAAATCCTTCTGCCGACGACACCGCCAGCAACGAAACCAGCGGCTTCGGTGAAGCCCCGCAAAAACCGCTGTCAGGAACGCCCCTGAGCGGCTCCATCAGCGACTGGGCTGCCGAGATTTCCGAGGAAGCCGACAAGCCTGCGCCAAAGGCCGCAGCGAAAAAGGCTGCGACCACGAGCGCCAAAAAATCCAAACCGACAAAGTCGTCCCGAGGCACCTCCATCGGCAAGGCCGACAGCGTGCGCGAACGGGCGGCCGGCGGGCTCAATCCCGTGGCCGGGCTCGACATTTCGCTGGAAGAGGCGGAAAAGCTCGAGGCCGAGCTGAAGGAGCACAAGAAGGCCAACAAGAAGAAGGCCAAGGAAAGCAAATTTGGCGAGCTGACCGGCAACCAGGGCGCCACCGCCACGGTCGAGGCCCTGTCCGCGCTGATCGAAAGCGGCAACCCGCTGCACAAGAATGGCGAAGCCTGGATCCCGCACCGTCCGGAGCGTCCGCCGAAATCGGAGGGCGGCGTCGAGATCGTCCTGAAATCCGAGTATGAGCCGCGCGGCGACCAGCCGACCGCCATCGCCGACCTCGTCGAGGGCATGGAAGGTGGCGAGCAGACCCAGGTGCTGCTCGGCGTCACCGGCTCGGGCAAGACCTACACCATGGCCCAGGTGATTTCCCGCACCCAGCGCCCGGCGCTGATCCTGGCGCCGAACAAGACCCTCGCCGCCCAGCTCTATGGCGAGTTCAAGGCCTTCTTTCCGGACAATGCGGTCGAGTATTTCGTGTCCTACTACGACTACTACCAGCCGGAAGCCTATGTGCCGCGCACCGACACCTATATCGAGAAGGAAAGCTCGATCAACGAACAGATCGACCGGATGCGCCACTCCGCCACCCGCGCCCTTCTGGAGCGCGACGACGTCATCATCGTCGCCTCGGTGTCCTGCATCTACGGTATCGGCTCGGTCGAGACCTACACGGCGATGACCTTCGCCATCGAGGTCGGCGAGCGCATGGATCAGCGCCAGCTGATCGCCGATCTGGTGGCCCTGCAATACAAGCGCAACGATGCCGCTTTCCAGCGTGGCACCTTCCGGGTGCGCGGCGACACGATCGAACTCTTTCCGGCCCACTATGAGGACCGCGCCTGGCGCATTTCCATGTTTGGCGACGAGATCGAGGCGATCACCGAATTCGATCCGCTGACGGGCCAGAAATCGGGCGAACTGAAAAGCGTCAAGATCTACGCCAACTCGCACTATGTCACGCCCAAGCCGACGCTGAACCAGGCAACCAAGTCGATCAAGGAAGAGCTGAAGCACCGGCTGGACGAGCTCAACAAGCACGGCCGTCTTCTGGAAGCACAGCGCCTGGAACAGCGCACCATGTTCGATCTGGAGATGCTGGAGGCCACCGGTTCCTGTGCCGGCA
This genomic interval from Labrenzia sp. VG12 contains the following:
- a CDS encoding HNH endonuclease, whose translation is MTTSISISHSIIEKTAATKKSCSMGTGHPNAGYTRHAVRMLEETEFNRLLLAGLSEEELWPARTDNLGTPEGFSEGSPAPLFQLHADRPILTQIVNRPFRDAKFRQHIRKLYDRTCAFTGLRLINGGGRPEVEAAHIVPVKEGGNDSVQNGIALSGTVHWMFDRGLLSLSEDFDILPSRHLNYDVSHLLNKDMKASVPGDPSKRPHPNYLQWHRANVFKA
- the betC gene encoding choline-sulfatase; amino-acid sequence: MVKRKNILILMVDQLNGTLFPDGPADFLHTPNLKKLAERSVRFENTYTASPLCAPGRASFMSGQLPRRTGVYDNAAEFASDIPTYAHHLRRAGYTTCLSGKMHFVGPDQMHGFEERLTTDIYPADFGWTPDYRKPGERIDWWYHNMGSVTGAGVAEISNQMEYDDDVAFQAVRKIYDYGRGKYDRPFCLTVSFTHPHDPYVARKKYWDLYEDCEHLLPPVPAMDYDDHDPHSRRIFDANDWRSFTITEDNIRRSRRAYFANISYLDDKIGEILHALEAMHLSEDTTILFVSDHGDMLGERGLWFKMSFFEGSSRVPLMIADKDLSPGHISTPVSTLDVLPTVCDLGGIDMSEIMPWTDGMSLVPLAGGTDRTEPVLMEYAAEASYAPLVGIRDGDWKYVHCELDPPQLFNLADDPHELTNLAADPAHIDLAGEFAARVEHQWDMAAFDGEVRQSQARRWIVYEALRNGAYFPWDYQPLQKASERYMRNHMDLNEVEEGQRFPRGE